Sequence from the Acidimicrobiales bacterium genome:
CGCCCTGCTACTCGTGCTGGCCGAGGTCGGCCTGCTCCACATCGGGCCACTCCTCACCCAGATCGGCATCGACCACGGTGTAGTGCCCGGCGACCGGGGCGTACTGGTCGCCGTGGCCCTGGCATACATAGGAGCCGTTGGCCTCTCGACGGTCGCCTCCTGGTTCCGGACCCGCTTCACCGGTCGCCTGGGCGAGCGGCTCGTCTACCAGCTCCGGGTCAGGGTCTTCAGCCACTTCCAACGCCAGTCCCTGGACTTCTTCACCGGGGAGAAGTCCGGCGTCTTGATGACGCGCATGACCAGCGACATCGAGGCGCTCACGGTGCTCATGCAGGAAGGCCTTGTCAACTTCGTGGTGCAGGGCATGACCCTGGTGGTGATCACCGCCTACCTGGTGGTGCTGGACCCGACGCTGGCCATCGTCTGCCTCCTGGCCGTGATCCCGGTCAACGTCGTCCTGACCATGTGGTTCCGACGGGTCTCGCTCATCGGCTACCTGCGGGTCCGGGACCGGATCGCCGATGTGCTGGCGAACCTCTCCGAGAGCCTGGCCGGCATCCGGCAGATCACCGCCTTCAACCGCCGTGACCACGAGATGGCCCGACACCAACAGGTCATCGATGCCCACCTGGATGCCAACCTCTACACCGGCCGGGCACAGGCGCTGTTCGGGCCCGGCACGGAGTCCATCGGCATCGTGACGCAGGCCATCGTCCTGCTGGTCGGAGGCCGCATGGCGCTGCGCGGCGAGCTGTCACTGGGCGAGCTGACGGCCTTCCTGCTCTTCCTCACCTCGTTCTTCGCTCCGGTCCAGACGCTGGTCCAGCTGTACAACCAGTACCAGCAGGGCAGCGCAGCGGTGGTGAAGCTGCGCGAGCTTCTGGCCAGGGAACCCACGGTGCCCGAACGGCCGGACGCGATCGACCTGCCGCCGATCAGGGGATCGATCCGACTGGAGGCGGTGACGTTCGGCTACGACCCGGACCACCTGGTGCTACGCGACGTGGACCTCGAGCTGGCTCCCGGCGAGGTGCTGGCCGTGGTGGGTCCGACCGGCGCCGGCAAGTCGACCATCGCCAAGCTGATAACCCGCTTCTACGACCCGACGTTCGGACACGTGACCATCGACGGCCACGACCTCCGCGACGTCTCCATCGACTCGCTACGGAGCCAACTCGGCGTGGTCCCCCAGGAACCGTTCCTGTTCAACGGGACGATCCGGGACAACGTCGCCTTCGCCCGTC
This genomic interval carries:
- a CDS encoding ABC transporter ATP-binding protein/permease yields the protein MGGGHGHGFFTGPSSVQANAQAGLPFAEVPEELRSRIADVLSHEPEHPEPAVRFSHRDWDRRPFGLRTFLAPHAGGLLVALLLVLAEVGLLHIGPLLTQIGIDHGVVPGDRGVLVAVALAYIGAVGLSTVASWFRTRFTGRLGERLVYQLRVRVFSHFQRQSLDFFTGEKSGVLMTRMTSDIEALTVLMQEGLVNFVVQGMTLVVITAYLVVLDPTLAIVCLLAVIPVNVVLTMWFRRVSLIGYLRVRDRIADVLANLSESLAGIRQITAFNRRDHEMARHQQVIDAHLDANLYTGRAQALFGPGTESIGIVTQAIVLLVGGRMALRGELSLGELTAFLLFLTSFFAPVQTLVQLYNQYQQGSAAVVKLRELLAREPTVPERPDAIDLPPIRGSIRLEAVTFGYDPDHLVLRDVDLELAPGEVLAVVGPTGAGKSTIAKLITRFYDPTFGHVTIDGHDLRDVSIDSLRSQLGVVPQEPFLFNGTIRDNVAFARRGATDDEVVEACRAVGLQSLVDRMPHGVDTPIHERGASLSAGERQLVALARAFLARPRVLVLDEATSNLDLLSESVIERALDSLLEGRTAILIAHRLATAMRADRIAVVDEGRIVEHGTHDELVSLGGQYAEMVDTWMRHANHLPTTR